TAAAGCTGGCGCGCGCGGAAGAACGACAACGCCCAATTGGGACGATTAGCAAAGTGCGGAAAGCGTATTCTGGGAAAAACCCGCGTGAAACGAGACGAAACAGCCGTAGTCACAATTCTAACCCTGGGAAAGATTCTCATGAAGTTGGTATGGTGCGTTTGCGGCTGGATCGCGGCAAAAAACAGGGTGTGCGCCCGCAAGATATTGTGGGTACGATTGCATCTTTTGCAGACATCCCTGGAAGAACGATTGGCAAAATCTTTATTCAAGATCATACTACGTTGGTAGATATCCCCGAGCAGTTTGTGCCTAAGGTGATGAGCAGTGCAGAAAGCATTTTGCTGCATAATCGACCCGTGGCTGTAGAGCGTGCCTGATACTATCTGATACTGGATGCAAAAAATAGCGTGTGCTGGATGTTTTTTCCAGCACACGCTATTTTTTTGGAAAATATATCTTTGGGATGGTTTGAAATTAGAAATAGATGCTGGCTAAAGCATCCACAGGAATTTCGTACTTAACCGGTGCGGGGTCGCGGAAATAGGGGGGGATTTCAATCTCCCCGGCGCGGCGGCCTTCTTCCACAATTGCTTTGATGACTTTGAGATAGCCCTCGGCAGTGCGCTCCCAGGTGTATTTGGAGATCACTCGCTCGATGCCAGCCTGGTGCAGTTTCTCCCAGCTTTCAGGGGATTCTACTGCGCGCAGCAAGCCGCGGGCAATATCCGCCGGGTCGCTGGGGTCTACCAACACGCCGAATTTGCGTCCGCCCTCGATCATGCTTTCGGAGGGGCCGCCACTTTTTGTCACCACGGCGGGCAGGCCGCAACTCATCGCTTCGAGGGGTGCCAACCCAAAGGGTTCGTAGAGCGCTGTCAGGGCGAAGACCGAGCGCCGCCCGGCCAGCACGCGGTAGGCTGCGGCCAACTCTGCCTGGCTGTTGAGCGGGAAAGAGGTCACTTTGCCCCACAGAGCGTGCTTCTTGATGATGGCGACAATTTCATCCATCAGGGCGCGCTCCTCTTTACTCAGGGACGCGTAGCGCCGCAGAGGGTCATCCAGGCCGCGCATGGCGATGGCGAGATTGGCTTTGGCTTGCAGTTCTTCGCTTTCAGCGAAGGCGCGTACCAGCCCGATATGATTCTTTTTAGCATCCAAACGGCTGGAGGCCAGCACAATGGGCAAGGTATGGCGTGCGGGTTCAATATCGCGTTGCAGTACTTCGGCGAGCCGCGCGTTGATGAGTTCATCTGTTTCGTTGCTTTCGGGCGAGAAGACCACGCGGTTAACGCCCGGTGGGGTGACGGCGAAGCGGGTTTCATCAGCGGGGTCAATCGCCCCGTGATAGGCCTTGTGACCGTATTGCTCCATGCGCTCCTGTTGCGTGGATGTAATCACCCGGCTGGCATAGTTCATACTGATGCGCTCGGCGAAGATGCGCCGGGCGAAGTGATAGCGCCGGTCGAGGGTTTCGAGGTTGTCGGGCGCGGCGTGGAGCTTATCCATCTTTTGCGCCCCGAGCGAGTGTCCGGTGAAGGTATAAGGGATGCCAGTTTCTTGAGCGAAGAACGCCCCGGCCAGACCGCCATCGCCGTAGTGCGTGGTGACGGCGTCGGGCAGCGTGCCCTCTTGCTGGTAAAACTCAATCAAATTGGGTACCCACTGCGAGCCAAGTAAGGGCCACAACTCTTCTTTCGGTAGGAAAAACTCGGGGCCGCAGGCGATCCGCACAATGCGTACCCCTTTCACGCCAGGATAGCTGTCCAGCGTTCCGGCGAATTCCGGCCATTGAGTGTCTACGATCTTGCGGGTGATGATATCCACCTGATGACCAAGCGCGGCCATGGCAATGGCGATTTCCTTGACGTAAACAAGCTGCCCGCCAAAATCGGGATGCTCGGTCCAGTAGCTGTCGTTGGGATCAAAATTTCCCTGGGGGTTGAGAAAAGCGATATGCATATTAGGCCTCTATAACCTGATAATTTTTATCTACAATCAAGTTTGCCAGCGGACGCAGCGAGCTTACAACCTGATGTTCTTGCTCTAGCACCTCCATGCGCCACTTATCGACGTTTTCTTTACCGCGCAGCAATTGGGCTTTTTTGGTTTCGTGGTAGGTTAGATCAATGAAAACGCGTAAGTCAGCCTCGGCCTGGACGGCGTACAACCCTTCGATAACCATGTATCGAATTCCCTTGAAACTGGTGGTGAGGAAATCATCCTGATCGGTAAGCAGGTCTACGCAGGGCATCACGACGACGGGGGCATCTTCGCGGAATTTACGCAAATTGTGGTTGATAACATCCCAATCGTATTCGGAATAGCCGATCTGCTCTACGCCGTGGGCTTTGCGCCAGGGGTTGCGTTCCTGCGGTGAAGTTTTATAGTAGTTGTCAATGTGCATGATTTTGGCAGGCGTTCTTTGCTTTTTGAGCAAGTAGGCAACCTCATGCCCAAGTTCGGATTTCCCTGAACCAGATTCGCCACCAATGGCGATGACAATTT
The sequence above is drawn from the Chloroflexota bacterium genome and encodes:
- a CDS encoding glycosyltransferase, whose product is MHIAFLNPQGNFDPNDSYWTEHPDFGGQLVYVKEIAIAMAALGHQVDIITRKIVDTQWPEFAGTLDSYPGVKGVRIVRIACGPEFFLPKEELWPLLGSQWVPNLIEFYQQEGTLPDAVTTHYGDGGLAGAFFAQETGIPYTFTGHSLGAQKMDKLHAAPDNLETLDRRYHFARRIFAERISMNYASRVITSTQQERMEQYGHKAYHGAIDPADETRFAVTPPGVNRVVFSPESNETDELINARLAEVLQRDIEPARHTLPIVLASSRLDAKKNHIGLVRAFAESEELQAKANLAIAMRGLDDPLRRYASLSKEERALMDEIVAIIKKHALWGKVTSFPLNSQAELAAAYRVLAGRRSVFALTALYEPFGLAPLEAMSCGLPAVVTKSGGPSESMIEGGRKFGVLVDPSDPADIARGLLRAVESPESWEKLHQAGIERVISKYTWERTAEGYLKVIKAIVEEGRRAGEIEIPPYFRDPAPVKYEIPVDALASIYF
- a CDS encoding uridine kinase, which gives rise to MLHDILLITDKHKQAAQQIMEHINHMDGNKIVIAIGGESGSGKSELGHEVAYLLKKQRTPAKIMHIDNYYKTSPQERNPWRKAHGVEQIGYSEYDWDVINHNLRKFREDAPVVVMPCVDLLTDQDDFLTTSFKGIRYMVIEGLYAVQAEADLRVFIDLTYHETKKAQLLRGKENVDKWRMEVLEQEHQVVSSLRPLANLIVDKNYQVIEA